The Pyrenophora tritici-repentis strain M4 chromosome 2, whole genome shotgun sequence genome window below encodes:
- a CDS encoding GDB1, Glycogen debranching enzyme, with protein MAVALPHHSKSSSPRKVVYLLPLTDYGCPDVAGTYIYMPPPTDPAYSICFQIQGTSSICREGSLWVNIPAKGKKFERSNYREYKLQPNFTGLCEIEIPIYEANAFSFYTTYSPLPQWSFTDVASPKPTRTDTYYIDVCPSLRLKGEHLPVEAVCIFSTLSKFMGNYPTDWDNHLRGIGQRGYNMVHFTPLMMRGSSNSPYSIYDQLKFDDAIFKNGEQDIADMVQKMHSEFNLLAMTDVVWNHTANNSPWLEEHPEAGYNVDTAPHLRPAFELDTALLQFGQELGERGLPTTFNNEADLLKVMQGIKAHVLSKVKLWEFYVLDVERDTKATMEAWISGQVNFVDGSFSEAGLRGLDAVKDWPLKQKADWLVEHALRGGDRMGERFRRTMDPNISASLLCALFGRFDTRTSDKPDERAAQGTMTAIFNEVNLPFYREYDGDQSEILEQLFNRIKYVRIDAHGPKLGEVNDANPLIETYFTRLPLNDTTKKHNPEALALVNNGWVWAADAMRDNAGPKSRAYLRREVIVWGDCVKLRYGNGPEDNPFLWEHMAKYTRLMAKYFQGFRIDNCHSTPIHLAEYMLDQARSVNSNIMVCAELFTGSEEMDYKFCMKLGICALIREAMQSWSTQEMSRLVHRHGGVPIGSFETDEVMNAAQATDGADQTKPIIKKIKRSPVHALFMDCTHDNETPAQKRDARDTLPSAALVAMCDCATGSVFGFDEVYPELIELVHEKRLYSSANSTGGPIKPQAGEGGIGGIRKIINEIHVKMGKEEYNETYIHHDNEYITVHRVNPHTRKGYFLIAHTAFPGYGNGNGGFGKTNLPGTQAKLIGAWNLEVDDSPETKARIIGDKTTLRGLPSKTNNLQGVNIESSGDDTTITIPDKFPPGSIALFETWVPSAEHADGLDKFVTSGGRAAFSGVNLTDLNYILYRCEEEERDATDHKDGTYNIPGHGNLVYAGLQGWWSVLRDIVNDNNLGHPLCNHLREGQWALDYCLGRLEHISQKEKYANIKGPAKWLKSKFDAIRKVPSYMLPRYFALVIQTAYNAAVDRAIELMGENVREGNQFLKSLALVSCQVTGYMNSASLWPEKSVPSMAAGLPHFAYDWARCWGRDITISARGLYMGTGRYADAKEHIFAFASVLKHGMVPNLLGGGKNPRYNSRDSVWWFLQNIQDYTKIVPNGMELLKEQVKRRFLPYDDTWFAHTDKQAYSKSSSIEDVIQEALQRHASGIEFREYDAGPNIDSQMKSEGFNIKIWTDWETGLIFGGNQWNCGTWMDKMGESEKAGSKGVPGTPRDGAPVEIIGMLYSTVRWCANMYEAGQFKYEGVTLDDGKKTVTYKEWADLIKANFERCFYVPRSAEEDSKYDVNSAIVNRRGIYKDLYRSGKEYEDYQLRPNFPVTMTVAPDLFEPEHALYALQMADRVLLGPQGMKTLDPSDLNYRGYYINSEDSTDFHTSKGRNYHQGPEWVWPTGFFLRALLKFDLQRRKTPEERIESYQQVTRRLAGCMKAIQESPWAGLTELTNKDGAFCGDSCPTQSWSASCIIDLFQDAREYEMEGSGTGASKKESSS; from the exons ATGGCCGTAGCACTACCACACCACTCCAAGTCGTCCTCGCCGCGCAAGGTCGTCTACCTGCTGCCACTAACCGACTATGGCTGCCCAGACGTGGCCGGCACCTACATCTACATGCCCCCGCCCACCGACCCAGCATACTCAATCTGCTTCCAGATCCAGGGTACCAGCTCGATATGTCGCGAGGGCAGTCTTTGGGTGAACATTCCCGCCAAAGGCAAGAAGTTTGAGCGCAGCAACTACCGCGAGTACAA ACTGCAGCCAAACTTCACGGGCTTGTGCGAGATTGAGATCCCGATATACGAAGCCAATGCCTTCTCCTTTTATACAACCTATTCGCCGCTGCCCCAGTGGTCCTTCACAGACGTTGCCTCGCCGAAGCCCACGCGGACAGACACATACTACATTGACGTATGTCCAAGCCTCCGGCTGAAGGGCGAGCACTTGCCGGTCGAGGCTGTCTGCATCTTCTCCACCTTGTCCAAGTTCATGGGCAACTACCCCACCGACTGGGATAATCACCTTCGCGGTATCGGCCAGCGTGGTTACAACATGGTGCATTTCACACCGCTTATGATGCGGGGTTCTTCAAACTCGCCGTACAGCATATATGACCAGCTGAAGTTCGACGATGCTATCTTCAAGAATGGCGAGCAGGACATCGCCGACATGGTCCAGAAGATGCACAGCGAGTTCAATCTGCTGGCCATGACCGATGTTGTCTGGAACCACACGGCCAACAACAGCCCATGGCTCGAGGAACATCCCGAAGCGGGCTACAATGTCGACACTGCTCCCCACCTCCGACCAGCTTTCGAGCTCGATACGGCACTACTGCAGTTTGGCCAAGAGCTTGGCGAGCGCGGCCTACCCACAACCTTCAACAATGAAGCGGACCTCCTGAAGGTCATGCAAGGCATCAAGGCACACGTCCTTAGCAAGGTCAAGCTATGGGAATTCTACGTCCTCGACGTTGAACGAGACACAAAAGCCACCATGGAGGCTTGGATATCTGGCCAAGTCAACTTCGTTGATGGCAGCTTTAGTGAAGCAGGTCTTCGCGGGCTCGATGCTGTCAAGGACTGGCCGTTGAAGCAAAAGGCAGACTGGCTGGTTGAGCATGCTCTGCGCGGCGGTGACCGCATGGGCGAACGATTCCGCCGCACAATGGACCCAAACATCAGTGCTAGCCTTCTCTGTGCTCTCTTCGGCCGCTTCGATACTCGCACCAGCGACAAACCAGATGAGCGTGCAGCTCAAGGTACAATGACTGCCATCTTCAACGAGGTCAACCTTCCGTTTTACCGCGAGTATGACGGAGACCAATCAGAGATTCTTGAACAGCTCTTCAACCGCATCAAGTATGTGCGGATAGATGCCCACGGTCCTAAGCTTGGAGAGGTCAACGACGCAAACCCACTCATCGAGACCTACTTCACACGGCTGCCGCTCAATGACACCACAAAGAAGCACAACCCAGAGGCTCTCGCGTTGGTAAACAATGGTTGGGTCTGGGCTGCGGATGCTATGCGGGATAACGCCGGACCCAAGTCTCGCGCTTACCTGAGGCGAGAGGTCATTGTCTGGGGCGACTGCGTCAAGCTTCGCTACGGAAATGGCCCAGAGGATAATCCCTTCCTCTGGGAACACATGGCCAAGTACACGCGGCTGATGGCCAAGTACTTCCAAGGCTTCCGAATCGACAACTGCCATTCCACTCCTATACATCTCGCAGAATACATGCTGGACCAAGCACGAAGCGTCAACTCAAACATAATGGTTTGTGCCGAACTCTTCACTGGCTCAGAAGAGATGGACTACAAGTTTTGCATGAAGCTCGGCATCTGTGCGCTCATTCGAGAGGCCATGCAGTCGTGGAGCACCCAAGAGATGAGCAGGCTTGTTCACCGTCACGGTGGTGTTCCTATCGGCAGCTTTGAAACTGATGAGGTCATGAACGCAGCTCAGGCAACCGATGGAGCAGACCAAACTAAACCAATCATCAAGAAGATCAAGCGCAGTCCTGTCCATGCGCTTTTCATGGACTGTACACACGACAACGAAACACCAGCTCAGAAGCGGGATGCTCGCGACACTCTTCCAAGTGCTGCCCTTGTTGCCATGTGCGACTGCGCAACTGGCAGCGTTTTCGGATTCGATGAAGTTTACCCAGAGCTGATTGAGCTTGTGCACGAGAAGCGACTTTACTCCTCGGCCAACTCCACTGGCGGCCCGATCAAACCACAGGCTGGAGAGGGCGGAATTGGTGGTATCCGCAAGATCATCAATGAGATCCATGTGAAGATGGGCAAGGAGGAGTACAATGAGACGTACATCCACCACGACAACGAGTACATCACAGTCCACCGCGTCAACCCTCACACCAGGAAGGGATACTTCCTCATCGCCCATACCGCATTCCCTGGTTACGGTAACGGTAACGGAGGCTTCGGAAAGACCAACCTCCCGGGTACCCAGGCAAAGCTCATCGGCGCTTGGAACTTGGAGGTCGATGATAGCCCAGAGACGAAAGCCCGTATCATCGGCGACAAGACGACCTTGCGCGGTTTGCCCAGCAAAACGAACAATCTCCAGGGTGTGAACATCGAGTCATCTGGTGACGATACCACCATCACTATCCCTGACAAGTTTCCCCCCGGCAGTATCGCGCTATTCGAAACCTGGGTGCCGAGTGCTGAGCACGCCGATGGTCTCGACAAATTTGTTACCAGCGGTGGGCGTGCGGCTTTCAGCGGTGTCAACCTGACCGATCTGAACTATATCCTGTATAGatgtgaagaagaagagagggACGCTACCGATCACAAGGACGGAACCTACAACATCCCCGGCCACGGCAACCTTGTATACGCTGGTCTGCAAGGCTGGTGGAGTGTACTCCGCGACATTGTCAACGACAACAACCTTGGACACCCACTCTGCAACCATCTCCGTGAGGGTCAATGGGCACTCGATTACTGTCTTGGCCGTCTTGAGCACATctcgcagaaggagaagtacGCCAACATCAAGGGTCCTGCCAAGTGGCTCAAGTCCAAGTTCGATGCCATCCGCAAGGTCCCTAGCTACATGCTTCCGCGATACTTTGCTCTAGTCATCCAGACTGCGTACAACGCCGCAGTTGATCGAGCAATTGAGTTGATGGGTGAGAACGTCCGCGAGGGCAACCAGTTCCTGAAGAGTCTGGCACTTGTAAGCTGTCAAGTTACGGGTTACATGAACAGCGCCTCGCTGTGGCCAGAAAAGAGTGTTCCCAGCATGGCTGCCGGTCTTCCTCACTTTGCATACGATTGGGCGCGATGCTGGGGTCGTGACATCACCATCTCAGCCCGCGGTCTCTACATGGGAACCGGCAGGTATGCTGATGCCAAGGAGCACATCTTTGCCTTTGCCAGTGTTCTCAAGCATGGCATGGTTCCTAATCTTCTTGGTGGCGGCAAAAACCCGCGCTACAACTCTCGCGACTCGGTCTGGTGGTTCCTCCAGAACATTCAAGACTACACCAAGATTGTACCAAACGGCATGGAGCTCCTGAAGGAACAGGTCAAGCGACGGTTCCTCCCCTACGATGACACTTGGTTCGCCCATACCGACAAGCAGGCCTACTCCAAGTCTTCTTCGATCGAAGACGTCATCCAGGAGGCCCTCCAGCGACATGCTTCCGGCATAGAATTTCGCGAGTACGATGCGGGCCCGAACATCGACAGCCAAATGAAATCAGAAGGCTTCAACATCAAGATCTGGACTGACTGGGAGACTGGTCTAATCTTTGGAGGCAACCAGTGGAACTGCGGTACATGGATGGACAAGATGGGTGAAAGTGAGAAGGCGGGCAGCAAGGGCGTTCCTGGAACACCGCGAGACGGTGCCCCGGTCGAGATCATCGGCATGCTCTACAGCACAGTACGCTGGTGCGCCAACATGTACGAAGCTGGCCAGTTCAAGTATGAAGGTGTAACACTCGATGACGGCAAGAAGACGGTCACATACAAGGAGTGGGCCGATTTGATCAAAGCCAACTTCGAGCGATGCTTCTATGTTCCCCGGTCTGCCGAGGAAGACAGCAAGTACGATGTCAACTCGGCTATTGTCAACCGCCGGGGCATTTACAAGGATTTGTACCGCTCAGGCAAAGAGTACGAGGACTACCAGCTGAGGCCCAACTTCCCTGTTACCATGACGGTTGCGCCAGACCTCTTCGAACCAGAACATGCTCTGTACGCTCTGCAGATGGCCGACAGGGTCCTGCTCGGACCTCAGGGCATGAAGACCCTGGATCCCTCCGACCTCAACTACCGCGGGTACTACATCAACAGCGAAGACTCGACCGACTTCCATACCTCAAAGGGCCGCAACTACCACCAAGGACCAGAATGGGTGTGGCCCACGGGCTTCTTCCTCCGAGCCCTACTCAAGTTCGATCTCCAGCGCCGCAAGACCCCCGAAGAGCGCATCGAGAGCTACCAACAAGTCACTCGTCGTCTCGCTGGTTGCATGAAGGCGATTCAAGAGTCTCCTTGGGCTGGCCTCACGGAGTTGACCAACAAGGACGGTGCCTTCTGTGGCGACTCATGCCCAACGCAGAGTTGGAGTGCTAGCTGCATTATCGACTTGTTCCAGGATGCGCGCGAGTACGAGATGGAAGGTTCGGGTACCGGGGCCAGCAAGAAGGAGTCCTCATCATAG